In Lachnospiraceae bacterium, the DNA window GTCTGCATTTTGTGCCGGAGCTTTTGACAGAGAAAGAAAGGCAGCTGCTTTTGGGGACTCTTGGAAAAAACTGGGGGTATATGGAGGATCAGTTTCGGGCAGAATGGTATTTTAATTCCCTGGAAGAATGCGGTTCATATAGTAGGGAATTGCAAAATATTGCAATTCGCCCACGGATCGTATCTCTTTTGGCTTATCTATCTGCAATGTATGAGAAAGGGGCGGGGCGGGGACCAGGTAAAGAAGATGTGGCCCAGGAGATCCTGCGATATATAAATGAACATCTTACAGAGCATCTTACCTTAGAGGGACTTGCAGATAAATTTTATATGAGTAAAAACCACCTGACAGCGATTTTTAAGCGGGCAGCAGGGACTACAGTAGCACGTTACATTTTATATAAAAGAATGACCATTGCAAGGAAAGAACTGGCGGAAGGAACACCTGCCGCAGAGGCAGCGATAAAGGCTGGATTCGGGGATTATTCCAGCTTTTTCCGGGCATACCGGAAAATGTTTGGCTGTGCGCCCTCAGACCAACAGGCAATGGAGCTGCCTGATATGGATAAGAGCGGGGATTTTTAGGAAGTATATAGGAGTGTGTTCTTTATACAATCTTTATACAGAGCACCTTATTTTTAACAGAAACTTTGAGGGGATTATGGCATAATGAAATGATATGAATGGTTGGGAAGGGATTGTAAAAGGAGAGAGAAATAATGGAATTGTTTTTTAAAAAGAAGACCTTATCTTCTTTTCAGATCATTATATTTGGCTTTTTGGCAGTTATATTAGTGGGAACGCTGCTTTTAATGCTGCCTTTTGCATCCAGGGAACCGGGAAGTGCGCCATTTTTGGATGCTTTATTTACAGCTACATCGGCTACCTGTGTGACAGGGCTGATCGTCCATGATACAGCTACGTACTGGAGCTGCTTTGGACAGGTGGTGATCCTGCTGCTGATCCAGATCGGAGGAATGGGCGTTGTTACCATTACCATTGCAGTAGCCTTGGTTTCAGGCAAGAAGATCGGTCTGATGCAGAGAAGCCTGATGCAGGAGTCGATCTCAGCACCGCAGGTAGGCGGCATTGTCCGTTTTACAGGCTTTTTCCTGAAGGGTATTGCGTTGATCGAACTGTTAGGAGCAATTTTGCTGGCGCCTGTGTTTATAAAGGACTTTGGAGTGGGAAAAGGGATCTGGTATGGCGTTTTTCATTCCATTTCTGCTTTCTGCAACGCAGGCTTTGACCTGATGGGAGTTAGACAGCAGTACTCGTCACTGACTTATTATGCTGGAAACGGGCTTGTAAATGCAGTTATTGTATTGCTCATACTGACCGGCGGTCTGGGATTTCTCACCTGGGAAGATATAAAGACAAATAAGCTGCAGTTTAAAAAATACAGGATGCAGAGCAAGGTAATACTGGTAACAGATCTGATACTGGTGATCGTACCTACGGTTATTTTCTATTTTGGGGAGTTTCACGGATCCCAGTGGGGAAATGGACTGGAACGGTTCTGGTTATCCCTGTTTCAGGCGGTAACGCCAAGAACTGCCGGGTTTAATACAGCGGATTTCGGGCAGATGAGTGAAGGCGGACGGTTTTTAATGGTCATGTTAATGCTGATTGGTGGTGCACCTGGATCTACGGCAGGCGGTATGAAAATGACTACGATAGCGGTGTTATTGCTTTCTGCGGCAGCTGTATTTCGCAGGAAAGAAGATGCCCAGTGCTTTGGCAGACGTATTCCAAACGAAACAGTACGATATGCAGCAGTAGTTATGCTGATGTATGTGGTATTATGTACCCTTGGCGGCTTATTTTTATGCTATGCAGAGGGGCTTCCGGTACTCACTAGCCTTTTTGAGGCAGGTTCAGCTATTGCAACGGTAGGATTGACACTGGGGGTAACACCCATGCTGGGAACAGCTGCAAGGCTGGTGCTCATTGCTTTAATGTACTGCGGGCGTGTAGGTGGACTGACACTGGTGTTTGCGGCGCTGTCTGGCATGCGGTCGAGTATGACAAAGTTCCCACAGGAGAAGATAACTGTGGGATAATATAGCATACCCCACTGCGTACCGTATGCGGCAGGGACCAATATGGGAGTGAAGCGAAATAATGAAAATGATGGATCAGAAATAAGGAGGAAATCACATTGAAATCAATTTTATTAATAGGACTTGGAAGATTTGGAAGACATATTGCAGAGAAATTATATGAACTGAACCATCAGATCCTGGCAATAGATAAGCAGGAGGACCGCGTAGAGGCAGTACTTCCTTTTGTCACCAGCGGACAGATAGGAGACAGTACCAACATTGAATTTTTACAGTCTTTGGGAATTGGAAATTTTGATGTGTGTATCGTGGCGATCGGCGGGGATTTCCAAAGCTCTTTGGAAACAACGGCCTATTTAAAGGATCTGGGTGCAAAGCTGGTAGTGTCAAGGGCTGCAAGGGATGTTCAGGCAAGATTTCTGCTGCGCAATGGCGCGGATGAGATCGTGTATCCGGAGAAACAGCTGGCAAACTGGACAGCGATCCGTTACAGCTCGGAACATATTTTTGATTATATCCAGTTATCGGATGACCATGCGATCTTTGAGATCAGCATTCCGGAAAACTGGTTGGGAAAGACAGTTGGAAATATTGATATCAGAAAGAAATACAACATCACTATCATGGCTTTAAAACGCGATGGCAAGCTGGAAATGTCTATTACCCCGGATACAGTACTGGATAAAGATGCTACCATGCTGGTGCTGGGAGCAAGCAGGGATATCCAGAAGTGTTTTCATATTTAACATAATACTGCAATCTAGTACATCGTTTCGTAAATAACTGTACTAATCACGTAGGATGCGGAGTTGAGTGTGCAGGTCTAAAAACGCAGGCGTAGCGGGCTACGCTGAGGCTTTTAGGCCTGTGCAATCAGATTCGCAGACAAGTGAGTGGTATAGTTATTTCGAAAACGATGTACTAGTGTACTGTATCATTCACATTTCGCATAATGACTTGCCTGAATTTCCATCTGCTGTGTTGTCGTCAATCGACGATGCCACCGCATCGCCTCATTCCTCCGCCTTGCAGATTGAAAATTTATTCTGCGTCATTTTGCTGAAAGTGAATGATACAGTACACTAGTCATTTGCAGGCCTTGTGGATCCTAAGAAGATTTCAGAAGAGCATCAGAATACCTGGGGAAAAGAAAAATGGAAGAACGGATACTTGTATGTTTATCATCTTCACCGTCTAATGGAAAGATCATACGCACAGCTGCTCAGATGGCAGAGGCTTTTAATGGGACATTAACGGCATTATTTGTAGAAACACCTTTGGCCGGAAAAATGGGAAAAGAGGATCAGGAGCGTCTGAAAGAGAATATTAAGCTGGCAAAACAATCCGGGGCAGAAATAGAAACAGTTTACGGTGATGACATTTCTTTTCAGATTGCGGAGTTTGCCAGGCTTTCAGGAATCACCAGGATCGTGATCGGACGCAGTGCTGCAAAGAAAAAAGGGATTTTTGCAGGAACATCTCTTGTGGAAAAGCTGATCGATCATGCGCCTGAAATGGAGATTTATATCATACCTGACAGCCAGATGGGACCTGAGGTAATCCGCAAATGGAACAGGCTGGCGCAAAAGAATGATTTTTCCCTTAAGGCAGCGGTTCAAAGTGCAGGCATCTTATTTGCAGCTACAGCAGCAGGCTGGATGTTTGAAAAATTAAAGCTGACAGATGCCAATATCATTACCGTTTACATTTTAGGCGTACTTCTGATCTCTATTGTAACAGAAGGCTGGTTCTACAGTTTTTCGGCTACGATAGCCAGCGTTCTGGTCTTTAATTTCCTGTTTACGGCACCTCGTTTTACCTTGCGGGCTTATGACCGGAGTTATCCTTTTACATTTGCAGTCATGTTTCTTGCAGCTTTGATCACAGGATCCTTGGCATCAAGGCTGAAACAGCATGCAGGACAGGCGGCAAGGGATGCGTACAGGCTGAAAGTACTTCTGGATACAAACCAGCTTTTACAGCAGGCTAAGGGAAAATCAGAAATACTGGAAGGAACGGCACAGCAGATCGTTAAACTTTTGAAAAGAGAAACAGTTATTTATGATGTGAAAAATGGAAAACTGGGACAGCCTCTGCACACCATTCCACAGGGGGGAGAAATCCTGGTTGAAGATGAAACCTGTGAGGAACAGGCTGCTGTATGGGCTTTAGAGAATAACCGCCATGCCGGAACAGGAACAGACCATTTTAAGCAGGCAAAAAGGCAGTATCTGGCGATCCGCGTAAACAGTACTGTTTATGGTGTGGTAGGTATCATGATCCAGAAACAGCCGTTAGATGCATTTGAAAACAGTGTGCTATTGTCCATATTGGGAGAATGTGCCCTTGCGCTGGAGAATGATAAAAATGTCCGGGAAAAGGAGGAGGCTGCGATCCTGGCAAAGAATGAACAGTTAAGAGCGAATTTGTTAAGAACGATCTCCCATGACCTGAGAACGCCTCTCACATCTATTTCAGGTAATGCAAATAATCTCCTTTACAATGAAAGCTGTCTGGATGCACAGATGCGCCGGCAGATCTATGGGGACATTTATGATGATTCCATGTGGCTGATCGATCTGGTGGAAAATCTTCTTTCTGTGACCCGCATCGAGGAAGGACGGATGCAGATCCGACAGTCAGCAGAACTGGTGGATGAGGTGATCAGGGAGGCGTTAAAACATACCGGGCAGAGCCGGACAGGAAGAACTATAAAGGTAGAAGAGGAAGATGAGCTGATCCTTGCAAAGATGGATGCAAGGCTGATCGTCCAGGTACTGATCAATCTGATCGGCAATGCAGTAAAGTATACGCCTCAGGGAACGGATATTACGGTTCGGGTGAGGAAAGAAAAGGCAGAAAACGGAGAAAACTCCCAGGTTATCATTTCTGTATGTGATCTGGGGGATGGGATCCCGGATGACAGAAAAGAAAGAGTATTTGACATGTTTTATACTGGCGGTGATCAGGTGGCAGACAGCCGCAGGAGCTTAGGACTTGGGCTTGGGCTTTGCAGATCTATTATTAATGCCCATGGAGGAAAAATATGGATATCTGATAATATTCCCCATGGAGCAGTCGTTACATTTACATTGCCTGCAGAGGAGGTGGCATTAAATGAGTAAACCATTGATATTGGTTGTGGAGGATGATGTTCCGGTAAGAAATCTGATCACGATCACATTAAAGACCCATGGATACAGATACCTGACTGCCGGGACTGGAGATGGAGCAGTTATAGAAACTTCCTCCCACAATCCGGATGTAGTTCTTTTAGATCTGGGACTGCCTGATATGGATGGTGTAGATGTGATCCGGAAAATACGTACCTGGTCTAACTTACCTATTATTGTGATCAGTGCAAGAAGCGAAGATACGGATAAAATAGATGCACTGGACGCAGGGGCAGATGATTATCTTACAAAGCCTTTTTCTGTAGAGGAGCTGCTGGCACGTCTGCGTGTTGTGGAACGGAGAATGGCTCTTATGAATGACGAAGCCCAGATAGCAGAGTCTGTTTATACAAATGGCAGACTGCGGATCGATTTTGCGGCAGGTTGTGCCTATATGGGGGATAAGGAGCTGCATCTTACGTCTACAGAGTATAAATTGCTGTGCCTGATGGCTAAAAATACAGGTAAGGTGCTGACGCACACTTATATTACCCAGAAAGTGTGGGGCAGCAGCTGGGAAAATGATATTGCTTCTTTACGTGTATTTATGGCAACTTTACGTAAAAAATTGGAAAGCGAACCGGATGCCCCGCAGTATATACAGACCCACATAGGGATTGGGTACCGCATGATCAAGGCAGAATGATCATTTATTCAGGGTTTTAAAGTAATGCTCCAGTTTGTCGATGCCAAAATAACCAAAGATGAACAGAATAAAAATGATCGTAAATG includes these proteins:
- a CDS encoding TrkA family potassium uptake protein; amino-acid sequence: MKSILLIGLGRFGRHIAEKLYELNHQILAIDKQEDRVEAVLPFVTSGQIGDSTNIEFLQSLGIGNFDVCIVAIGGDFQSSLETTAYLKDLGAKLVVSRAARDVQARFLLRNGADEIVYPEKQLANWTAIRYSSEHIFDYIQLSDDHAIFEISIPENWLGKTVGNIDIRKKYNITIMALKRDGKLEMSITPDTVLDKDATMLVLGASRDIQKCFHI
- a CDS encoding AraC family transcriptional regulator, with translation MSRLLRENMYQEDSFKTRQVVYAHTRSDEADMEYKMHCHNSYEIYYMVKGNVEYFLEGTSYIPKPGSLLIIPPSCFHGLRVLDGSEYHRIRLHFVPELLTEKERQLLLGTLGKNWGYMEDQFRAEWYFNSLEECGSYSRELQNIAIRPRIVSLLAYLSAMYEKGAGRGPGKEDVAQEILRYINEHLTEHLTLEGLADKFYMSKNHLTAIFKRAAGTTVARYILYKRMTIARKELAEGTPAAEAAIKAGFGDYSSFFRAYRKMFGCAPSDQQAMELPDMDKSGDF
- a CDS encoding DUF4118 domain-containing protein, producing the protein MEERILVCLSSSPSNGKIIRTAAQMAEAFNGTLTALFVETPLAGKMGKEDQERLKENIKLAKQSGAEIETVYGDDISFQIAEFARLSGITRIVIGRSAAKKKGIFAGTSLVEKLIDHAPEMEIYIIPDSQMGPEVIRKWNRLAQKNDFSLKAAVQSAGILFAATAAGWMFEKLKLTDANIITVYILGVLLISIVTEGWFYSFSATIASVLVFNFLFTAPRFTLRAYDRSYPFTFAVMFLAALITGSLASRLKQHAGQAARDAYRLKVLLDTNQLLQQAKGKSEILEGTAQQIVKLLKRETVIYDVKNGKLGQPLHTIPQGGEILVEDETCEEQAAVWALENNRHAGTGTDHFKQAKRQYLAIRVNSTVYGVVGIMIQKQPLDAFENSVLLSILGECALALENDKNVREKEEAAILAKNEQLRANLLRTISHDLRTPLTSISGNANNLLYNESCLDAQMRRQIYGDIYDDSMWLIDLVENLLSVTRIEEGRMQIRQSAELVDEVIREALKHTGQSRTGRTIKVEEEDELILAKMDARLIVQVLINLIGNAVKYTPQGTDITVRVRKEKAENGENSQVIISVCDLGDGIPDDRKERVFDMFYTGGDQVADSRRSLGLGLGLCRSIINAHGGKIWISDNIPHGAVVTFTLPAEEVALNE
- a CDS encoding Trk family potassium uptake protein, coding for MELFFKKKTLSSFQIIIFGFLAVILVGTLLLMLPFASREPGSAPFLDALFTATSATCVTGLIVHDTATYWSCFGQVVILLLIQIGGMGVVTITIAVALVSGKKIGLMQRSLMQESISAPQVGGIVRFTGFFLKGIALIELLGAILLAPVFIKDFGVGKGIWYGVFHSISAFCNAGFDLMGVRQQYSSLTYYAGNGLVNAVIVLLILTGGLGFLTWEDIKTNKLQFKKYRMQSKVILVTDLILVIVPTVIFYFGEFHGSQWGNGLERFWLSLFQAVTPRTAGFNTADFGQMSEGGRFLMVMLMLIGGAPGSTAGGMKMTTIAVLLLSAAAVFRRKEDAQCFGRRIPNETVRYAAVVMLMYVVLCTLGGLFLCYAEGLPVLTSLFEAGSAIATVGLTLGVTPMLGTAARLVLIALMYCGRVGGLTLVFAALSGMRSSMTKFPQEKITVG
- a CDS encoding response regulator transcription factor; the encoded protein is MSKPLILVVEDDVPVRNLITITLKTHGYRYLTAGTGDGAVIETSSHNPDVVLLDLGLPDMDGVDVIRKIRTWSNLPIIVISARSEDTDKIDALDAGADDYLTKPFSVEELLARLRVVERRMALMNDEAQIAESVYTNGRLRIDFAAGCAYMGDKELHLTSTEYKLLCLMAKNTGKVLTHTYITQKVWGSSWENDIASLRVFMATLRKKLESEPDAPQYIQTHIGIGYRMIKAE